A genomic window from Planococcus rifietoensis includes:
- a CDS encoding 3-hydroxyacyl-CoA dehydrogenase/enoyl-CoA hydratase family protein — translation MSYNIKKAAVLGSGVMGSGIAAHLANIGIPVMLLDIVPKEATKEEQAKGLTLEDKAVRNRIAATAAQKLLKQKPAPLTQKKNLQLITPGNLEDDLEKLSDVDWIIEVIVENLDIKKSLYEKVDAVRKPGTIISSNTSGISINAMSEGRSEDFQKHFLGTHFFNPPRYLKLLEVIPADATAPEVVEFMQHFGEDRLGKGVVLAKDTPNFIANRIGTYGLLVTVREMQNRGYSVGEVDSVTGPLIGRPKSATFRTLDVVGLDTFMHVSKNVYDQTEGEEQQVFKTPEFMKNMVENGWIGAKAKQGFFQKKDKDILELDPDTMEYRPAQKLKTPSQEMAKQQKGLSAKMKTLVYADDRTGELLWSILAPTLVYSAQLHGEIADDIVAIDNAMKWGFGWEQGPFEVWDAIGVKQSTEKMAAQGLEVPAFAQTLLDKGFDSFYKEENGDLYYFDGTDYQPVPVNEKVIDLKRYKKKHGVIKSNAGASLIDLGDGIALLEFHSRSNAIGLDIMQMINFAVDEVEKNYKGLVIGNQGKNFCVGANLGMILMEAQDDNIFELDLTIRTFQNAMLKLKYSSKPVVAAPFGMTLGGGAEVILPAARVQASMETYMGLVEAGVGLIPGGGGNKELYMKQLKGLPNHVTTDYVNVAAGVFEAIATAKVSTSADEARENNFLNFVDGISVNSDHLIYDAKQLALSLYDNGYQAPRREKVPVAGEAGYAAMLLGAEGMLLSGYISEHDMKIAKKLAYVLSGGKLPYGTKVDEQYLLDLEREAFLSLVAEPKSQQRMQHMLVKGKPLRN, via the coding sequence GTGTCATACAATATCAAAAAAGCAGCCGTTCTTGGATCAGGCGTCATGGGATCTGGAATCGCAGCTCATCTAGCCAATATCGGAATTCCGGTCATGCTGCTCGACATCGTGCCGAAAGAAGCAACAAAAGAAGAACAAGCGAAAGGGCTGACGCTCGAAGACAAAGCAGTCCGCAATCGGATCGCTGCGACTGCCGCTCAAAAACTACTAAAGCAAAAGCCTGCTCCGCTGACACAAAAGAAAAACTTGCAATTGATCACGCCAGGCAACTTGGAAGATGATCTCGAAAAGCTATCCGACGTGGATTGGATCATCGAAGTCATCGTAGAAAACCTGGATATCAAGAAATCACTCTATGAAAAGGTGGATGCGGTCAGAAAGCCCGGCACCATCATTTCCTCCAATACATCAGGCATCAGCATCAATGCAATGTCCGAAGGGCGCTCTGAAGATTTCCAGAAGCATTTCCTCGGCACCCATTTCTTCAACCCGCCGCGCTACTTGAAATTGCTTGAAGTCATTCCGGCAGACGCGACAGCTCCGGAAGTCGTTGAATTCATGCAGCACTTCGGCGAAGACCGCTTAGGCAAAGGCGTCGTTTTGGCGAAAGATACGCCGAACTTCATCGCCAACCGCATCGGCACATACGGCTTGCTCGTCACGGTGCGCGAAATGCAAAACCGCGGCTATTCTGTCGGTGAAGTGGATTCCGTTACCGGCCCATTGATCGGCCGCCCGAAATCGGCTACATTCCGCACGCTGGACGTCGTCGGGCTTGATACATTCATGCACGTATCGAAAAACGTCTACGATCAAACCGAAGGCGAAGAACAGCAAGTGTTCAAAACGCCTGAATTCATGAAGAACATGGTCGAAAACGGCTGGATCGGCGCCAAAGCGAAACAAGGCTTTTTCCAGAAGAAAGACAAAGACATTCTGGAGCTCGACCCGGACACAATGGAATACCGCCCAGCGCAAAAATTGAAAACGCCTTCACAGGAAATGGCCAAGCAGCAAAAAGGCTTATCCGCAAAAATGAAGACACTCGTTTATGCAGACGACCGCACAGGCGAATTGCTGTGGAGCATTCTCGCTCCGACACTCGTCTATTCTGCACAATTGCACGGCGAGATTGCAGACGACATCGTCGCCATCGACAACGCCATGAAATGGGGCTTTGGCTGGGAACAAGGGCCATTTGAAGTATGGGACGCAATCGGCGTTAAGCAGTCGACAGAAAAGATGGCCGCTCAAGGCTTAGAAGTGCCGGCATTTGCGCAAACGCTGCTGGATAAAGGTTTTGATTCCTTCTATAAAGAAGAGAACGGTGATCTTTATTATTTCGACGGGACCGATTACCAGCCCGTTCCGGTCAATGAAAAAGTGATCGACTTAAAACGCTACAAGAAAAAGCACGGCGTCATCAAATCGAATGCCGGCGCAAGTTTGATCGATCTTGGAGACGGCATTGCATTGCTCGAATTCCATTCGCGTTCGAATGCGATCGGGCTCGATATCATGCAAATGATCAATTTTGCGGTCGACGAAGTCGAGAAAAACTATAAAGGGCTCGTCATCGGCAACCAAGGCAAAAACTTCTGTGTTGGCGCAAACCTTGGCATGATTTTGATGGAAGCGCAAGACGACAATATCTTTGAACTGGATTTGACGATCCGTACGTTCCAGAACGCCATGCTGAAATTGAAATACAGTTCGAAGCCGGTCGTTGCGGCACCATTCGGCATGACGCTTGGCGGTGGGGCGGAAGTCATCCTGCCGGCAGCACGCGTACAGGCATCCATGGAAACTTATATGGGCTTAGTGGAAGCAGGCGTCGGGCTCATACCGGGCGGCGGCGGAAACAAGGAATTGTATATGAAGCAATTGAAGGGCTTGCCGAATCACGTAACAACCGATTATGTCAATGTAGCAGCGGGCGTGTTCGAGGCGATCGCGACTGCAAAAGTGTCGACATCGGCAGACGAAGCGCGCGAAAACAACTTCCTGAATTTCGTCGATGGCATCAGCGTCAATAGCGACCATTTGATCTACGATGCGAAGCAATTGGCATTATCGCTCTATGATAATGGCTACCAGGCGCCAAGAAGAGAAAAAGTGCCAGTCGCTGGGGAAGCGGGCTATGCGGCGATGCTATTGGGTGCTGAAGGCATGCTATTGTCCGGTTATATTAGCGAACACGATATGAAAATCGCCAAGAAGTTGGCTTATGTATTATCAGGCGGCAAATTGCCATACGGCACGAAAGTCGATGAACAGTATTTGCTCGATTTGGAACGCGAAGCCTTCCTGAGCCTCGTTGCTGAACCGAAGTCACAGCAGCGCATGCAGCATATGCTTGTCAAAGGGAAACCATTACGCAATTGA
- a CDS encoding acetyl-CoA C-acetyltransferase, with translation MREAVIVAGARTPVGKAKKGSLASVRPDDFGALVVRETLKRAGYDGPIDDLIMGCAMPEAEQGMNIARNIGALAGLPDTTPAVTVNRFCSSGLQSIAYAAERIMVGHAEAIVAGGVESMSMVPMMGNVLRPNAKIAETAPQYYMSMGHTAEQVATQYGVSREDQDAFAVRSHENAARAIEKGHFIDEIVPVEVIQRYVDSQNKYQEKSFMFEMDEGVRHGTSIQTLNKLRAAFSARGTVTAGNSSQTSDGAGSVLVMDREKAEALGLKPIAKFRSFATGGVPPEVMGIGPVVAIPKALKLAGLTKDDIDVWELNEAFASQSLGVIRELGLDMDKINLNGGAIALGHPLGATGSILTLRMLSELKRQNKQFGVVTMCIGGGMGAAGVFEML, from the coding sequence ATGCGCGAAGCAGTAATTGTGGCCGGAGCCAGAACACCGGTCGGAAAAGCGAAAAAAGGTTCTCTCGCCTCGGTGCGCCCGGATGATTTCGGGGCACTCGTCGTGCGGGAAACATTGAAGCGGGCTGGATATGACGGCCCCATTGACGATTTGATTATGGGCTGTGCCATGCCCGAAGCAGAACAAGGGATGAATATCGCCCGCAATATCGGGGCACTCGCAGGGCTTCCAGATACGACGCCGGCAGTTACCGTCAACCGCTTTTGTTCATCAGGCTTGCAGTCAATCGCTTATGCCGCTGAACGAATCATGGTCGGCCACGCTGAAGCGATCGTTGCCGGCGGTGTCGAATCGATGAGCATGGTGCCGATGATGGGCAATGTGCTGCGGCCGAACGCCAAAATCGCCGAAACCGCCCCGCAATATTATATGAGCATGGGGCATACGGCAGAACAAGTAGCGACACAATACGGCGTTAGCCGGGAAGACCAGGATGCATTTGCGGTCCGTTCCCATGAAAATGCAGCCAGAGCGATCGAAAAAGGCCACTTCATCGATGAAATCGTTCCGGTCGAAGTGATCCAACGCTATGTCGATAGCCAGAATAAATACCAGGAAAAATCGTTCATGTTCGAAATGGACGAAGGGGTGCGCCACGGCACGTCCATCCAAACACTCAATAAATTACGTGCGGCATTCTCGGCTCGCGGCACGGTGACAGCAGGAAATTCTTCGCAGACTTCTGACGGCGCAGGTTCAGTGCTCGTCATGGACCGTGAAAAAGCGGAAGCGCTTGGCCTTAAGCCAATCGCGAAATTCCGTTCATTTGCAACAGGTGGCGTTCCGCCCGAAGTCATGGGCATCGGTCCGGTCGTCGCGATTCCGAAAGCCTTGAAACTTGCCGGCCTGACGAAAGACGATATCGATGTATGGGAACTGAACGAAGCCTTCGCATCCCAGTCTCTTGGTGTTATCCGCGAGCTTGGCTTGGATATGGATAAGATCAATTTGAACGGCGGCGCCATCGCACTCGGCCATCCGCTCGGCGCGACAGGTTCGATTTTGACCTTGCGCATGCTCAGCGAATTGAAGCGCCAGAACAAACAATTCGGCGTCGTCACGATGTGCATCGGCGGCGGAATGGGCGCAGCTGGCGTCTTCGAAATGCTGTAA
- a CDS encoding acyl-CoA dehydrogenase family protein, with protein sequence MEQEKTLIKGGSFLIEDADLSRVFTPEDFTEEHKMIAKTTEDYVNTEVMPLVEKLENHEFEHSVKLLKKAGELGLLGADVPEQYDGLGLDKIASALIAEKMSKAGGFSITHGAHVGIGSLPIVLFGNEEQKKKYLPVLATGEKIAAYALTEPSSGSDALGAKTVAKLNEAGTHYVLNGEKQWITNAGFADVFVVYAKIDGEQFSAFIVERDFGGVSVGPEEKKMGIKSSSTRTLILEDAEVPVENLLGEAGRGHIIAFNILNIGRYKLGVGTIGASKRAMELTIPYTNQRQQFKTPISSFNLTKEKLATMASKLYAVESSVYRTVGLFEDRMSGFTDEQQADGKLVADSIAEFAIECSLNKFFGTETLDYIVDEGVQLHGGYGFMQEYEIERIYRDSRINRIFEGTNEINRLLVPGTLLRKAMKGELPLLQHAQALQEELLMMMPEEVGTEALAQEKALVKNAKKIAILAAGLAAQTYGKKLEAEQEVLVNIADIVSNVFAMESVVLRTEKAIAASGEEKAKQKLLYTQIFCQEALEEIEKDAKETLIAAIDGDNQRMMLSALRKLTRSTPYNLIAKKREASEKLISVEKYVV encoded by the coding sequence ATGGAACAAGAAAAAACATTGATCAAAGGCGGAAGCTTCTTGATCGAAGATGCAGACCTATCGCGTGTATTCACGCCGGAAGATTTCACAGAAGAGCATAAGATGATCGCCAAAACGACAGAAGACTACGTCAACACGGAAGTTATGCCTTTGGTAGAAAAGCTGGAGAACCATGAATTCGAGCATTCCGTTAAGCTGTTGAAAAAAGCAGGCGAACTCGGCCTCCTTGGGGCAGACGTTCCAGAACAATACGACGGGCTTGGGCTCGATAAAATCGCCTCTGCTTTAATTGCTGAGAAAATGTCCAAAGCGGGCGGCTTCTCCATCACCCACGGCGCACACGTCGGGATCGGATCGTTGCCGATCGTATTATTCGGTAACGAAGAACAGAAAAAGAAATACTTGCCGGTTCTTGCGACGGGTGAGAAAATCGCAGCTTACGCCTTGACTGAGCCGAGCTCCGGATCGGATGCTTTGGGTGCGAAAACCGTCGCGAAACTGAACGAGGCGGGTACACATTACGTCTTGAATGGCGAAAAGCAATGGATTACGAATGCAGGATTTGCGGATGTCTTCGTCGTCTATGCAAAAATCGACGGCGAACAGTTCTCGGCATTTATCGTCGAGCGCGACTTCGGGGGCGTATCGGTTGGCCCGGAAGAAAAGAAAATGGGCATCAAATCGTCCTCCACACGTACATTGATCTTGGAAGATGCGGAAGTGCCAGTGGAAAATCTTCTCGGCGAAGCAGGGCGCGGACACATCATCGCCTTCAATATCCTGAACATCGGACGTTACAAACTCGGCGTCGGCACAATCGGCGCATCCAAGCGCGCAATGGAATTGACCATTCCTTACACGAACCAGCGCCAGCAATTCAAGACACCGATTTCTTCTTTCAATCTGACAAAAGAAAAATTGGCGACAATGGCCTCCAAATTGTATGCAGTTGAAAGTTCGGTTTACCGCACAGTCGGCTTGTTCGAAGACCGCATGAGCGGCTTCACGGATGAGCAGCAAGCGGACGGTAAGCTAGTTGCGGATTCGATTGCTGAATTTGCCATCGAATGTTCATTGAATAAATTCTTCGGAACGGAAACTTTGGACTATATCGTCGACGAAGGCGTCCAGTTGCATGGCGGCTACGGATTCATGCAGGAATATGAAATCGAGCGTATCTACCGCGATTCCCGTATCAACCGGATCTTCGAAGGAACGAACGAAATCAACCGCCTGCTGGTACCGGGCACATTGCTCCGCAAAGCGATGAAGGGCGAATTGCCGCTATTACAACATGCACAAGCTTTGCAGGAAGAATTGTTGATGATGATGCCTGAAGAGGTTGGCACAGAAGCTTTAGCACAGGAAAAAGCATTGGTGAAAAACGCCAAGAAAATCGCCATCCTCGCTGCGGGACTTGCCGCACAGACTTACGGCAAGAAACTTGAAGCGGAACAAGAAGTGCTCGTGAACATCGCGGATATCGTCAGCAATGTCTTTGCGATGGAATCGGTCGTCTTGCGCACAGAAAAAGCGATCGCAGCAAGCGGCGAAGAAAAGGCGAAGCAGAAACTTCTTTATACGCAGATCTTCTGCCAGGAAGCTTTGGAGGAAATCGAGAAAGACGCGAAAGAAACCTTGATCGCAGCAATCGATGGCGACAACCAGCGCATGATGCTGTCCGCGCTCCGCAAGTTGACGCGTTCAACGCCGTACAATTTGATCGCGAAAAAACGCGAAGCGTCCGAAAAATTGATCAGTGTCGAAAAATACGTAGTCTAA
- a CDS encoding arsenate reductase family protein yields the protein MMIQYYAYPKCSTCQKGKKWLEANGAEFDYIDISQNPPSAAQLKEIHETSGIELKKFFNTSGKKYRELELKEKLPEMTADEQYELLASDGMLIKRPLAWDGSQATLGFKEDAYANTWS from the coding sequence TTGATGATCCAGTATTATGCTTACCCGAAATGCTCCACTTGCCAAAAAGGCAAGAAGTGGCTTGAGGCGAATGGCGCGGAGTTCGACTATATCGATATCTCGCAAAACCCACCATCTGCAGCTCAGCTGAAAGAAATCCACGAAACGAGTGGCATCGAGCTGAAGAAGTTTTTCAATACGAGCGGCAAGAAATACCGCGAGCTCGAGTTGAAGGAAAAGCTGCCGGAAATGACAGCAGATGAGCAATATGAATTGCTTGCATCAGACGGCATGCTCATCAAACGCCCGCTTGCGTGGGACGGTTCTCAGGCGACACTCGGTTTCAAGGAAGATGCATACGCAAATACATGGAGCTGA
- the gcvH gene encoding glycine cleavage system protein GcvH, with the protein MSTPQELRYSKEHEWVKVEDGKARIGITHFAQDELGDIVFVELPQVGDELKKDEPFGSVESVKTVSELYAPISGKIVEVNSELEDSPEFVNESPYEKAWMVVVEAPSEDEVNALMSADEYKEMTNE; encoded by the coding sequence ATGAGCACACCACAAGAGCTTCGCTATTCAAAAGAACACGAATGGGTCAAAGTCGAAGACGGTAAAGCACGTATCGGCATTACTCATTTCGCGCAAGATGAACTTGGAGACATCGTATTTGTCGAGCTTCCGCAAGTCGGCGACGAGCTGAAAAAAGACGAGCCATTCGGCAGCGTCGAGTCCGTTAAAACGGTATCGGAATTGTATGCGCCGATCAGCGGCAAAATCGTCGAAGTCAATTCTGAGCTTGAAGACAGCCCGGAATTCGTCAACGAATCCCCTTATGAAAAAGCGTGGATGGTCGTTGTGGAAGCCCCTTCCGAAGATGAGGTCAATGCATTGATGTCAGCTGACGAATATAAAGAAATGACAAACGAGTAA
- a CDS encoding toprim domain-containing protein has translation MEKVIVVEGISDKTRIAPLIAEPVTILCTNGTVSATRLEEMLLPFEGQDIIILVDADASGDKLRKLIKREFPEARHFHIDRSYKEVATTPLRKLIDVLIAADVRVLNPVAGND, from the coding sequence ATGGAGAAAGTGATAGTGGTTGAAGGGATCAGCGACAAAACCCGGATAGCGCCATTGATTGCAGAACCCGTGACGATTCTTTGCACAAATGGTACAGTAAGTGCTACAAGACTCGAAGAAATGCTGTTGCCTTTTGAAGGGCAGGATATCATCATCCTCGTCGATGCGGATGCTTCCGGCGATAAACTGCGCAAGCTCATCAAGCGCGAATTTCCGGAAGCCCGCCATTTCCATATCGACCGAAGCTATAAAGAGGTGGCGACGACGCCGCTGCGGAAGCTGATCGATGTGCTCATCGCAGCAGATGTACGGGTCTTAAATCCAGTAGCAGGGAATGACTAG
- a CDS encoding thioredoxin family protein has product MNEWTHKEWLKEKNTQPVSAYYLYTPMCGTCQVASKMLGVVAELLPDLPMGKANLNYVQEVAELYEVESVPCLLISQNGQVTDKVYAFQSVPYLYEKLKTVDEYSQP; this is encoded by the coding sequence ATGAATGAATGGACACATAAAGAATGGCTGAAGGAAAAAAACACACAGCCTGTTTCAGCTTATTATCTGTATACGCCGATGTGCGGTACGTGCCAAGTGGCGAGCAAAATGCTCGGCGTGGTGGCGGAACTATTGCCAGATCTTCCGATGGGCAAAGCCAATTTGAATTATGTACAGGAAGTGGCGGAGCTTTATGAAGTGGAAAGCGTGCCATGCCTGTTGATTTCACAGAATGGCCAAGTGACAGACAAGGTCTACGCTTTCCAGTCGGTGCCGTATCTATATGAGAAATTGAAAACGGTTGACGAATACAGCCAGCCATGA
- a CDS encoding methionine ABC transporter ATP-binding protein, with translation MIELKGLTKVFDTGKARLTAVDHVDLTVPAGEIFGIIGYSGAGKSTLIRLLNGLEKPSEGSVEINGQNITAISGPKLRKARQKVSMIFQHFNLLWSRTVRENIEFPLEIAGVGKEERRKRSAELIELVGLEGRESAYPAQLSGGQKQRVGIARALANDPEVLLCDEATSALDPQTTDAILDLLVDINKRLGLTIVLITHEMHVIRKICHRVAVMEGGRVVELGEVLHVFQHPKENITKRFVAQVTETEDSAETVRHLREQYPEGQLVKLIFVGDQAEQPILTQLIREYKVEVNIVHGNISHTQRGAYGTLILQLKGTADEISKALAFLGAHDVQTEVMGNA, from the coding sequence ATGATTGAGTTAAAAGGATTGACTAAAGTTTTCGATACTGGCAAAGCACGCTTGACGGCTGTCGACCATGTCGACTTAACGGTGCCGGCCGGCGAGATTTTTGGCATTATCGGCTATAGCGGAGCGGGGAAAAGTACGTTGATCCGCCTGCTGAATGGCCTTGAAAAACCGAGCGAAGGTTCCGTTGAGATCAATGGCCAAAACATCACGGCGATTTCGGGGCCGAAACTTCGCAAAGCCCGCCAAAAAGTCAGCATGATTTTCCAGCATTTCAATTTGCTGTGGTCGCGGACCGTGCGCGAGAACATTGAATTCCCGCTTGAGATTGCCGGAGTGGGGAAAGAGGAGCGGCGCAAGCGTTCTGCAGAGCTGATCGAGCTGGTTGGCCTGGAAGGACGCGAAAGCGCATATCCAGCCCAGCTTTCCGGCGGGCAGAAACAGCGCGTCGGCATCGCCCGTGCGCTGGCCAATGACCCGGAAGTGCTTTTGTGCGATGAAGCGACATCGGCTCTTGATCCGCAAACGACCGATGCGATTTTGGATTTATTGGTGGACATTAACAAGCGCCTTGGCTTGACGATTGTCTTGATTACGCACGAAATGCACGTTATCCGCAAAATCTGCCATCGCGTGGCAGTAATGGAAGGCGGGCGCGTCGTTGAACTTGGCGAAGTGCTGCATGTCTTCCAGCATCCGAAGGAAAATATCACGAAGCGCTTTGTTGCCCAAGTGACCGAGACGGAAGATTCGGCAGAGACCGTCCGCCATTTACGAGAGCAATATCCGGAAGGGCAATTGGTCAAATTGATATTCGTTGGTGACCAGGCGGAGCAGCCGATCCTGACTCAGCTGATCCGGGAATATAAAGTGGAAGTCAATATTGTCCACGGCAACATCTCCCATACCCAACGGGGTGCTTATGGAACGCTCATCCTTCAACTGAAGGGTACTGCAGATGAAATAAGCAAAGCTTTAGCTTTCCTCGGTGCACATGATGTACAGACGGAGGTGATGGGCAATGCTTGA
- a CDS encoding methionine ABC transporter permease, whose translation MLENLFPNVDWQAMWEATLETIYMTAVSTLFTFIIGLVLGVILFLTAPNQLWANKVVNWLSGAFVNIFRSIPFIILIILLIPFTKFLIGSIRGPNAALPALIIGAAPFYARMVLIALKEIDKGVIEAARSMGATTWTIIRKVLLPESKPALISGITVTAIALVGYTAMAGIIGAGGLGTLAFLDGFQRSREDVTLVSTILILVIVFAVQFVGDFLTGRADKR comes from the coding sequence ATGCTTGAGAATTTGTTCCCGAACGTTGATTGGCAAGCTATGTGGGAAGCGACGCTCGAAACGATTTACATGACGGCAGTGTCCACACTGTTCACCTTTATCATCGGGCTCGTGCTAGGCGTTATCCTGTTTTTGACTGCACCAAACCAATTATGGGCGAATAAAGTGGTCAACTGGCTATCAGGAGCGTTCGTTAATATATTCCGTTCGATTCCATTTATCATCTTGATCATTTTGCTTATCCCATTCACGAAATTCCTGATCGGCAGCATCCGTGGGCCGAACGCTGCACTCCCGGCATTGATCATCGGGGCAGCACCATTCTATGCCCGCATGGTGCTGATCGCCTTGAAAGAAATCGACAAAGGCGTCATCGAAGCCGCGCGCTCGATGGGAGCGACAACGTGGACGATTATCCGCAAAGTGCTGCTGCCTGAATCAAAACCCGCTTTAATCTCCGGAATCACCGTAACCGCCATCGCTTTAGTTGGCTATACCGCCATGGCAGGCATCATCGGCGCTGGAGGGCTCGGAACGCTCGCGTTCTTGGACGGGTTCCAACGAAGCCGCGAAGACGTAACTCTCGTCTCGACGATCTTGATTTTGGTCATCGTCTTCGCCGTACAATTTGTCGGTGACTTCTTGACCGGCAGAGCCGATAAACGCTAA
- a CDS encoding MetQ/NlpA family ABC transporter substrate-binding protein yields the protein MKKLVFGSFAAVLALSACGAEESNGGGSEGEETSTLTVGASNVPHGEILEQAKPILAEQGIELEIETYQDYILPNQDLESGDLDANYYQHIPYLEAQIADHGYDFANAGAVHIEPMGIYSKDIASLDEIPQDGTILMSNSVAEHGRMLSILEAEGLIKLDENVDKTTAEVSDIVENEKNIQFETEYEPALLVQMYEANEGDAVFINANYAIDAGLKPMEDSIALEGSDSPYANLIVVQSGDEENEDIQALVDVLTSQEIQDFILEEWDGAVIPVEQ from the coding sequence ATGAAAAAATTAGTATTCGGTTCATTTGCAGCAGTATTGGCGTTATCGGCTTGCGGCGCTGAAGAAAGCAACGGCGGCGGTTCAGAAGGCGAAGAAACAAGCACGTTGACAGTCGGCGCTTCTAACGTGCCTCACGGAGAGATTTTAGAACAGGCAAAACCAATCCTTGCAGAACAAGGAATTGAGCTTGAAATCGAAACATACCAGGATTATATCCTTCCGAACCAAGACTTGGAATCAGGGGATCTGGATGCCAACTATTATCAGCACATTCCTTATCTGGAAGCACAAATTGCCGATCACGGATATGACTTCGCCAATGCTGGCGCGGTCCACATCGAGCCAATGGGCATCTACTCAAAAGACATTGCGTCTTTGGATGAGATTCCACAAGATGGAACGATTCTTATGAGCAACTCTGTCGCGGAGCACGGCCGTATGCTGTCCATCCTAGAAGCAGAAGGGTTGATCAAGCTCGATGAAAACGTCGATAAAACGACAGCTGAAGTCAGCGACATCGTTGAAAACGAGAAAAACATCCAGTTCGAGACAGAATACGAGCCGGCTCTTCTTGTGCAAATGTACGAAGCAAATGAAGGCGACGCTGTCTTCATCAACGCTAACTACGCTATCGATGCCGGCTTGAAGCCGATGGAAGATTCAATCGCGCTTGAAGGCTCGGATTCACCGTATGCCAACTTGATCGTCGTTCAATCTGGTGATGAAGAAAACGAAGACATCCAGGCACTTGTCGACGTTTTGACTTCACAGGAAATTCAGGACTTCATTCTTGAAGAATGGGACGGCGCTGTCATCCCGGTCGAACAATAA
- a CDS encoding dicarboxylate/amino acid:cation symporter, which produces MKFQFGLLPRIVLAIVLGVLIGSVAPEALVRVFATFTGIFGGFLNFIVPLIILGFIAPGIAKLGKGSGKLLGLATAVAYLSTVVAGVLAFIVASSILPNLMEGGSLNNLDDPANALASSFIELEIPQLFGVMSALILAFLLGIGMASTGSKTMASFFEEFQEIIEKVISYIIIPLLPFHIFGIFANMAYGGAVLEILSLFAVVFILIIVLHWVMLTGQYTTAGALRKKNPFALIRTMLPAYFTALGTQSSAATIPVTLRQARKTGVKERVADFTVPLFATIHLSGSTITLVTCAIGVILLTGDAPSFGNFFPFILMLGVTMIAAPGVPGGAVMAAIGLLEVMLGFDETMVALMIALYMAQDSFGTAANVTGDGALANIVDRFTPSQKA; this is translated from the coding sequence ATGAAATTTCAATTCGGTTTGCTGCCGCGGATTGTGCTGGCCATCGTGCTTGGCGTACTCATCGGCTCTGTTGCGCCAGAAGCGCTCGTCCGTGTATTTGCTACGTTCACAGGGATTTTCGGCGGGTTCTTGAATTTTATCGTGCCATTGATCATTCTCGGTTTTATTGCACCAGGTATTGCGAAGCTCGGAAAAGGGTCGGGGAAATTATTGGGCCTAGCGACTGCAGTCGCCTATTTATCCACTGTCGTGGCAGGCGTCTTGGCCTTTATCGTAGCTTCTTCCATTTTGCCTAATTTGATGGAAGGCGGTTCGCTGAACAACTTGGATGACCCGGCAAATGCGCTTGCTTCAAGCTTCATTGAACTGGAAATTCCGCAATTGTTCGGTGTCATGAGCGCCTTGATCTTGGCGTTCTTGCTCGGGATCGGCATGGCTTCTACAGGAAGCAAGACGATGGCATCATTCTTTGAAGAGTTTCAGGAGATCATTGAAAAAGTTATTTCATACATCATAATCCCGCTATTGCCATTCCACATCTTCGGTATTTTTGCGAACATGGCGTACGGTGGGGCTGTATTGGAGATCCTTTCACTATTTGCGGTGGTCTTTATCCTGATCATTGTCCTGCACTGGGTCATGCTCACGGGCCAGTACACTACAGCCGGAGCGTTGCGCAAGAAAAATCCATTCGCTTTGATCCGGACGATGCTGCCGGCTTACTTCACGGCACTCGGCACACAGTCTTCAGCAGCGACCATTCCGGTTACGTTGCGCCAAGCACGTAAGACGGGTGTCAAAGAGCGTGTGGCTGACTTCACGGTTCCGTTATTCGCAACGATCCATTTATCGGGCAGTACCATCACGCTCGTCACTTGTGCGATCGGGGTGATTTTATTGACAGGGGATGCGCCGTCATTCGGCAACTTCTTCCCATTCATCCTTATGCTAGGCGTAACGATGATTGCGGCTCCTGGTGTTCCGGGTGGTGCTGTTATGGCAGCCATCGGATTGCTGGAAGTGATGCTCGGCTTCGACGAAACGATGGTCGCGTTGATGATCGCCCTATACATGGCGCAGGACAGTTTCGGGACTGCAGCCAACGTAACGGGAGATGGCGCACTCGCGAATATCGTCGATCGTTTCACTCCATCTCAAAAAGCGTGA